A part of Candidatus Cloacimonadota bacterium genomic DNA contains:
- a CDS encoding lytic murein transglycosylase, producing the protein MKKGWIKFFFYFLILFILFYNPISARIMTVATATFHNLNISLYYKQIAAESAFRSFAFSKKGAIGLGQIQPITAKYIQPKNPVFFLWFPPTNLHTSAKYMKYLLKKYDKNWSLSLAAYNWGETNVDKRIGQLKIEKEKNYREIFSDIPETYAFIGKIIKKEK; encoded by the coding sequence ATGAAAAAAGGCTGGATCAAGTTCTTTTTCTACTTCCTGATTCTATTTATCCTCTTCTATAATCCGATTTCCGCAAGAATAATGACCGTTGCAACTGCAACTTTTCACAATCTGAATATCTCCCTTTATTATAAACAAATAGCTGCAGAAAGCGCATTCCGAAGTTTCGCTTTTTCTAAAAAAGGAGCGATCGGTCTGGGACAAATTCAGCCGATAACGGCAAAATACATCCAACCAAAAAATCCCGTTTTTTTCCTCTGGTTTCCTCCCACCAATCTTCACACTTCTGCCAAATATATGAAATATCTTCTGAAAAAATATGATAAAAACTGGAGTTTGAGTCTGGCTGCTTACAACTGGGGAGAAACAAATGTTGACAAAAGGATCGGCCAATTGAAGATAGAGAAAGAGAAGAATTATCGTGAGATTTTTTCTGATATTCCTGAAACATATGCTTTTATCGGGAAAATCATCAAGAAGGAGAAATGA